A single genomic interval of Solimonas sp. K1W22B-7 harbors:
- a CDS encoding 6-carboxytetrahydropterin synthase, producing MADPRPVVTLSRRESFCASHRLWEPTLSREDNFALYGKCARDNGHGHNYVLQVTLRGGVDPATGMVVNLADLKNFLREEIIARVDHYHLNFDVEMFKGINPTSENVALVFWKVCHARFGALLSEVRVEETPDNIVCYRGETA from the coding sequence ATGGCTGATCCCCGGCCCGTCGTCACCCTGAGCCGCCGCGAGTCCTTCTGCGCCTCGCACCGCCTGTGGGAACCGACGCTGTCGCGCGAGGACAACTTCGCGCTCTACGGCAAATGCGCCCGCGACAACGGCCACGGCCACAACTACGTGCTGCAGGTGACCCTGCGCGGCGGCGTGGACCCGGCCACCGGCATGGTGGTGAACCTGGCGGACCTGAAGAACTTCCTGCGCGAGGAGATCATCGCGCGCGTGGACCACTACCACCTGAACTTCGACGTGGAGATGTTCAAGGGCATCAACCCCACTTCCGAGAACGTGGCGCTGGTGTTCTGGAAGGTCTGCCACGCGCGCTTCGGCGCGCTGCTGTCCGAGGTACGTGTCGAGGAGACGCCGGACAATATTGTCTGTTATCGGGGCGAGACGGCCTGA
- a CDS encoding SDR family NAD(P)-dependent oxidoreductase, producing the protein MSQSSKRHILITGGGSGLGAATARLLAAQGHRLTLVGRRADALEQVAAPLCGMGADVRVQACDIGDTAAIDALYARFGTETPDGLVGSAALLLIKPFMQTTLEEYDQVMDVNVRGLWYLCQQAFRTMSARGGGDIVLVSSLSGIRGLQIAPGKSVYTPSKHAVTGLTEALAFDGREFNIRVNAVAPGYMKTEMNARFGLYGGAQAEEVAPSVAYLLDRAQSGATTGTTLEVFCNG; encoded by the coding sequence ATGTCCCAGTCTTCCAAGCGCCATATCCTGATCACCGGCGGCGGTTCCGGCCTGGGGGCTGCCACCGCGCGCCTGCTGGCCGCGCAGGGTCACCGCCTGACCCTGGTCGGGCGCCGTGCCGACGCCCTGGAGCAGGTCGCCGCGCCGCTCTGCGGGATGGGCGCCGACGTGCGGGTGCAGGCCTGCGACATCGGCGATACGGCCGCCATCGACGCGCTCTATGCCCGCTTCGGCACCGAGACGCCGGATGGCCTGGTCGGCAGTGCCGCGCTGCTGCTGATCAAGCCGTTCATGCAGACCACGCTGGAGGAGTACGACCAGGTCATGGACGTCAACGTCCGTGGGCTCTGGTATCTCTGCCAGCAGGCGTTCCGCACGATGAGTGCACGCGGCGGCGGCGACATCGTGCTGGTGTCCTCGCTGTCGGGCATCCGCGGCCTGCAGATCGCGCCGGGCAAGAGCGTCTATACGCCCAGCAAGCACGCCGTCACCGGCCTGACCGAGGCCCTGGCCTTCGACGGCCGCGAATTCAACATCCGCGTCAACGCGGTGGCACCGGGCTACATGAAGACCGAGATGAACGCGCGCTTCGGCCTGTATGGCGGCGCGCAGGCGGAAGAGGTGGCCCCCAGCGTGGCCTATCTGCTGGACCGCGCGCAGTCCGGCGCGACCACCGGCACCACCCTGGAGGTGTTCTGCAATGGCTGA
- a CDS encoding ABC transporter ATP-binding protein has protein sequence MALIELRDVTREYHMGDVEVRALRGVTLDIEVGEFVAIMGTSGSGKSTLMNTLGCLDRPTAGSYRLDGRETSTLGRDELATIRNRTLGFVFQNFNLLARTSALENVELPLLYAGVPAGERHARAAASLERVGLGKRLDHTPSQLSGGQQQRVAIARALVGEPRVILADEPTGNLDSATSLEVMALLQSLGRSGITVILVTHEHDIAEYAARNIVMKDGQVISDIRREPVTAELPA, from the coding sequence ATGGCATTGATCGAGCTGCGCGACGTCACCCGTGAGTACCACATGGGCGACGTCGAAGTGCGCGCGCTGCGCGGCGTGACGCTGGACATCGAGGTCGGGGAGTTCGTCGCCATCATGGGCACCTCCGGATCCGGCAAGTCCACGCTGATGAACACCCTGGGCTGCCTGGACCGGCCCACGGCCGGCAGTTACCGCCTGGATGGCCGCGAGACCTCGACGCTGGGCCGCGACGAGCTGGCGACGATCCGCAACCGCACGCTGGGCTTCGTGTTCCAGAACTTCAACCTGCTGGCGCGCACCAGCGCGCTGGAGAACGTGGAACTGCCGCTGCTGTATGCGGGCGTGCCGGCGGGCGAGCGCCATGCCCGCGCGGCGGCTTCGCTGGAGCGCGTGGGCCTGGGCAAGCGCCTGGATCACACGCCGAGCCAGCTCTCCGGTGGCCAGCAACAGCGCGTGGCGATCGCCCGCGCCCTGGTCGGCGAGCCCCGGGTCATCCTGGCCGACGAGCCCACCGGCAACCTCGACTCCGCCACCAGCCTGGAGGTCATGGCGCTGCTGCAGTCGCTGGGCCGCTCCGGCATCACGGTGATCCTGGTGACGCACGAGCACGACATTGCCGAATACGCCGCACGCAACATCGTGATGAAGGACGGCCAGGTGATCAGCGACATCCGTCGCGAGCCGGTGACTGCGGAGCTGCCGGCATGA
- a CDS encoding ABC transporter permease: MNLLAIIRVAVRALLRNRLRSFLTALGIIIGVAAVIAMVSIGEGAKARVEASFSAMGTNLLVVRSGSSSTGGSRGGFGSQPTLTWDDLKAIQTELASVKYAAPELRSNAPLISEEQNWTTRVAGVTSDYMLARNWRLASGSSLPEDPESSSKVVLLGQTVVEKLYGAYSDPVGQIVRIRNVPFEVIGVLAPKGQSPMGDDYDDTALVPVRAYAEKLQGGLKKYIAGTIYVSAAPGIPTSKAENDVANLLRDRHRIRLGAEDDFNVRNLAEMASAQEESTSTLTTLLAAIAAVSLLVGGIGVMNIMLVSVTERTREIGVRMAVGARPRDILMQFLVEALVLALIGGLTGVALGITIAQQLSASFGWPLLIRVDVVLLAVAVSAAVGIGFGLYPARKAAQLDPIEALRYE, from the coding sequence ATGAACCTGCTCGCGATCATCCGCGTCGCTGTCCGCGCGCTGTTGCGCAACCGCCTGCGCTCCTTCCTCACCGCCCTGGGCATCATCATCGGCGTCGCCGCGGTGATCGCCATGGTGTCGATCGGCGAGGGCGCCAAGGCGCGCGTCGAGGCCAGCTTCTCGGCCATGGGCACCAACCTGCTGGTGGTGCGTTCGGGCTCCAGTTCCACCGGCGGCTCGCGCGGCGGCTTCGGCAGCCAGCCGACGCTGACCTGGGACGACCTCAAGGCGATCCAGACCGAGCTGGCCTCGGTGAAGTACGCCGCCCCTGAACTGCGCAGCAATGCGCCGCTGATCTCCGAGGAGCAGAACTGGACCACGCGCGTGGCCGGCGTCACCTCGGATTACATGCTGGCGCGCAACTGGCGGCTCGCCAGCGGCAGTTCGCTGCCGGAGGACCCGGAGTCCAGCTCCAAGGTGGTGCTGCTGGGCCAGACCGTGGTGGAGAAGCTGTACGGTGCCTACTCCGACCCGGTGGGCCAGATCGTACGCATCCGCAACGTGCCCTTCGAGGTGATCGGCGTGCTGGCGCCCAAGGGCCAGTCGCCGATGGGCGACGACTACGACGACACCGCCCTGGTGCCGGTGCGCGCCTACGCCGAGAAGCTGCAGGGCGGCCTGAAGAAGTACATCGCCGGCACGATCTACGTCAGCGCCGCGCCCGGGATTCCGACCTCCAAGGCCGAGAACGACGTCGCCAACCTGCTGCGCGACCGTCACCGCATCCGCCTGGGCGCCGAGGACGACTTCAACGTGCGCAACCTGGCCGAGATGGCCAGCGCGCAGGAGGAAAGCACCAGCACCCTGACCACGCTGCTGGCCGCGATCGCCGCGGTGTCGCTGCTGGTAGGCGGCATCGGCGTGATGAACATCATGCTGGTGTCGGTCACCGAGCGTACCCGCGAGATCGGCGTGCGCATGGCGGTGGGCGCCAGGCCGCGCGATATCCTGATGCAGTTCCTGGTCGAGGCCCTGGTGCTGGCCCTGATCGGCGGCCTCACCGGCGTGGCGCTGGGCATCACCATCGCCCAGCAGCTGTCTGCCTCCTTCGGCTGGCCGCTGCTGATCCGGGTGGACGTGGTACTGCTGGCGGTGGCGGTGAGCGCCGCGGTGGGTATCGGCTTCGGCCTCTACCCGGCACGCAAGGCGGCGCAGCTGGATCCGATCGAGGCACTGCGCTACGAGTAA
- a CDS encoding efflux RND transporter periplasmic adaptor subunit, whose protein sequence is MNSNNGVRHGQPGRRLGLWAVVALLLIAGLWFGRSLWAGKKEPEYTTVTVERGDVVAKVTATGTVSALVTVQVGSQVSGRIQELHADFNSQVKKGQLIAKIDPRLFLAELEQQQANVQAAQANLTRSKVQAQDARRQARRADELSPRGLISQSERDTAQATAEAAEATVVSSQASLAQARAALNRAQVNLNYTDIISPTDGVVISRSVDVGQTVAASLQAPVLFTIAQDLRQMQVDTSVAESDVGKLAAGMKANFTVDAYPGERFRGEVRQVRDAATTTQNVVTYDAVLDVKNEELKLKPGMTANVTFVYARREAVLKVPNAALRFRMPNTGKDKAKDSKAAGQDKSGSQGQPQGERPAQGAQAGGEGAGGGGNGERRRRNRGEDGNPGAPRTVYVLREGKALPVEIKTGISDGSNTEVVEGGLVEGDELITDMPGAEDDKPRAAAPGMRMF, encoded by the coding sequence ATGAATTCCAACAATGGAGTGCGCCACGGCCAGCCCGGCCGGCGCCTGGGCCTCTGGGCCGTCGTCGCCCTGCTGCTGATCGCCGGACTCTGGTTCGGCCGCAGTCTCTGGGCCGGCAAGAAAGAACCCGAATACACCACCGTGACCGTGGAACGCGGCGACGTGGTGGCCAAGGTCACCGCCACCGGCACGGTGTCGGCCCTGGTCACGGTGCAGGTCGGCAGCCAGGTCAGCGGCCGCATCCAGGAACTGCATGCCGACTTCAATTCCCAGGTCAAGAAGGGCCAGCTGATCGCCAAGATCGACCCGCGCCTGTTCCTGGCCGAGCTGGAACAGCAGCAGGCCAATGTCCAGGCGGCGCAGGCCAACCTGACCCGGTCGAAGGTCCAGGCGCAGGACGCGCGCCGCCAGGCCAGGCGGGCCGACGAGCTGTCCCCGCGCGGCCTGATCTCGCAGAGCGAGCGCGATACCGCCCAGGCCACGGCCGAGGCGGCCGAGGCGACCGTGGTGTCGTCGCAGGCTTCGCTGGCGCAGGCCCGCGCGGCCCTGAACCGTGCCCAGGTGAATCTCAACTATACCGACATCATCTCGCCTACCGACGGCGTGGTGATCTCGCGCAGCGTCGACGTGGGCCAGACCGTGGCGGCCTCGCTGCAGGCGCCGGTGCTGTTCACCATCGCCCAGGACCTGCGGCAGATGCAGGTGGACACCAGCGTCGCCGAATCCGACGTGGGCAAGCTGGCGGCCGGCATGAAAGCCAATTTCACCGTGGACGCCTACCCGGGCGAGCGTTTCCGCGGCGAAGTGCGCCAGGTGCGCGATGCTGCCACCACCACCCAGAACGTGGTCACCTATGACGCCGTGCTGGACGTGAAGAACGAGGAACTCAAGCTCAAGCCCGGCATGACCGCCAACGTCACCTTCGTCTACGCGCGCCGCGAGGCGGTGCTGAAGGTGCCCAACGCGGCGCTGCGCTTCCGCATGCCGAACACGGGCAAGGACAAGGCCAAGGACAGCAAGGCGGCGGGCCAGGACAAGAGCGGTTCGCAGGGGCAGCCGCAGGGCGAGCGCCCTGCACAGGGTGCCCAGGCGGGTGGCGAGGGTGCAGGCGGCGGTGGCAACGGCGAGCGTCGCCGGCGCAACCGTGGCGAGGACGGCAATCCGGGCGCACCGCGCACGGTCTACGTGCTGCGCGAGGGCAAGGCGCTGCCGGTGGAGATCAAGACCGGCATTTCCGACGGCAGCAATACCGAGGTGGTGGAGGGCGGCCTGGTGGAAGGCGACGAGCTGATCACCGACATGCCGGGCGCCGAAGACGACAAGCCGCGCGCCGCTGCGCCCGGCATGCGCATGTTCTAG